A window of Candidatus Aegiribacteria sp. genomic DNA:
GGAACTGATTACTGGAAGATTGATCCCCTGATCAGGTGTCCAGCACCAGGAGGTCATCTCCTGAATTAACTGTAGCACCTGATTTCACAGAGATATTGAGTATTATTCCCGAAGCGGGAGCGGCTATTTCGTTCTGCATTTTCATTGCTTCAAGAACAAGAAGAGTATCTCCCGCCTTCACCTGATCACCTTCGTTGACATTAATCTCAACAACAAGACCCGGCATGGGAGCTTTAATAACCTTCTCGCCACTGTCCGACTGTTCCGAAGAGGTTGTTACTTCCCGTTCATCAATTACACTTAAGTTGTAAACCTCTCCCCTTGTGGAAACCTGATAGTCTTTTTCGAAATGCTCCACTTCCACATTGAAGGATTTACCATCTATGAGAATGGAAAGATGGGCAGGAGATATTCTTGAAATACTGATTATCTTCTTTTTTCCGTCGATTTCCATTTGAAACAGTTCATCATGAGGGCGAACTTCAAGTCGAGAAGCTTCTACTTTCAGAGTGTGATTACCATCCGATACTAGGTATGCCACCATAAATCCTTCCCGACAGTTTCCAAGCATCAGCCTTCTGTGCATTAGAAGTGAATTTCACCTGTTCATCTGTCATTGCGACTATAGCAGCAGCAATCGCTGCAATTTCAAGATACTCTTTTGTTTCTGTATGTTCAATCTGCGGAACAATTCCAGTGTCATAATTCCCGCTGCTGAAAGCCTTGTTCACAAGAACTCTTCTATGGAATGGAATTGTGGTTTTCACCCCTTTTATCTTGTACTCGTTCAGTGCTCGAAGCATTCGAACAATAGCCTCTTCCCTGTCCTTTCCCCATGTGATGACCTTGGAGAGAAGGGGGTCATAATAGACTGGAACATCGTACTCTTCAGCTATGCCTGATTCAACCCTTATTCCAGGTCCGGATGGTTCAATAAGCTCTTTGATAAGCCCTACGGATGGAAGAAATGTTTCAGGATCTTCAGCGGATATTCTGCATTCTATTGCTGCTCCGTTAATTCCTATATCCGACTGTTTCAAGGAAAGAGGTTTTCCGGACGCGATTTTTATCTGTTCCTTCACAAGATCCACACCGGTTATAAGTTCGGTTACAGGATGTTCCACCTGAAGCCGTGCGTTTACTTCAAGGAAGAAGAATTCTCTGTCGGAATCAACCAGGAATTCAACAGTCCCAGCATTGGTATAGCCGGATACTTTTATAGCTTCCACTGCCGCTATACCCATTCTTCTTCTCAGATCCTCATCAACAATGCAGCTGGGAGACTCCTCCACCAGTTTCTGATAACGTCTCTGGACAGAACATTCACGCTCGTTAAGATGGATTATGTTTCCGTGTTCATCAGCAAGAATCTGTATTTCTATATGTCTGGGTTTCACCAGAAATTTTTCAAGATAAATATCGGGATTGCCGAACGCGGATTGAGCCTCAGCCTGAGCCCGCTCAAAAGCAGACCTCAGCTTGTCCGGAGATTCAACTACCCTGACGCCTTTTCCTCCACCACCCGCAGTAGCTTTCAGCAGAACCGGATAGCCAATTGTCTCAGCAGCTGAAATGGCTTCATCCGCGGTTGCCAGCGGTTCCATAACCCCTGGTATAATTGGAATACCTGCATTCTTCATTATTTTTCTGGCTTCAGTCTTGTTCCCGAGGAGAGCCATAGCCTGGTGAGACGGTCCGATGAAAATCAATCCTGCGTTGGAGCAGGCTTCGGGCAGCAGTGGATTCTCGGCCAGAAATCCGTATCCTGGATGAACTGCCTGGCAATCGGACATCACAGCAGTCTCGATGATTTTCTCAATAACAAGGTAACTCTGTCCGGAAGGAGGAGGGCCAATCTCGTACGCTTCATCAGCGTATCGAACATGCTTTGCTGATCTGTCAGCCTCTGAAAAAACAGCTACGGAAGTGATGCCCATCTCGTAACAGGCTCGGGCAATTCGAACAGCAATCTCGCCCCTGTTCGCGATAAGGATTCTGTTGATCTTCATTATATAGGCCCGTTACAGTGCTTTTTTGGCGGATTAGTGACACGTTTACCGGAGAGTGTCTTGAGGGCTGCGATAAGCCTGGGTCTTGTTTCGTGCGGTTTTATAACTTCGTCAATAAACCCCATTTCCGCGGAAACAAAGGGATTACTGAATTTCTCATTATATTCGTCTATGAGCAATTGACGTCTTGCTTCGGGATCCTCATCCTTGGCGATATCCCTTTTGAACAGAATTTTCACTGCTCCTTTCGCACCCATTACCGCGATTTGTCCCGTAGGCCAGGCAAAATTGATATCCGCCCCGACATTCTTGGAATTCATGGCTATGTAAGCGCCTCCAAATGCCTTTCTTGTGACTACGGTTATCCGAGGAACCGTGGCTTCGCAGAAAGCAAACAGCAGTTTAGCGCCTTCTCTGATAACTCCTGCATGCTCCTGATCAACTCCCGGAAGGAATCCCGGCGCGTCTTCAAACACTAATAAAGGTATGTTGAAGCAGTCGCAGAACCGGATGAATCGAGCGGCTTTAGCTGAAGACAAAGTATCGAGTACCCCGGCAAGAACCGCTGGCTGGTTGGCAATAAGACCAACCGGTTTACCATCCATTCTGGCCAGACCAATGATCATGTTTGGAGCGAATCCGGACTGAATTTCAAATATTGCACCATCGTCCACTATTGATGAAAGAATGGTCATCATGTCGTATGGCCTGGAAGAATCGGATGGCACTATTGAATCAAGTGATTCATCACTTCTGTCGATGGAATCGATGCATTCAATCTGAGGGGGATCATCAATATTATTCTGCGGAAGGTACGTCAGAAGCTCCCTTATCATTGCCAGACATTTCTCCTCGGACTCCACGGAGAAATGAGAAATACCACTTTTCGTGCTATGGGCAGATGCGCCGCCCAGTTCTTCGAAAGTCACGTCTTCGTGTGTAACCTCACGAATAACATCAGGCCCTGTCAGAAACATGTATCCTGAATGATCAACCATGAAAACGAAATCCGTAAGTGCCGGGGAATAGACTGCTCCTCCCGCACATGGACCCATAATCGCTGATATCTGGGGAATAACACCTGAGGCTTTGACATTGTTATAAAAAATATCCCCATACCCCGCGAGGGAATTAACACCCTCCTGAATACGTGCTCCTCCGGAATCTTTTATGGCGATAATGGGTGAACCATTCTTCAGAGCAAGATCCTGAATCCGTGATATCTTATCTGCAACAGCTTTTGACAGCGATCCACCGAAGATTGTGAAATCCTCCGCGTATGCATACACGTTGCGACCATGAATAGTACCATATCCGGTAACAACACCGTCACCGGGAATCCTTTTTCCATCCATACCGAAATCGTAGCAGTTATGAGTAACCAGCATACCAATTTCCTGGAATGTATCAGGGTCCAGAAGAAGATGAAGTCGTTCCCGTGCAGTGAGTTTACCGGATTCATGACGCTTCTGGTTCTTTTTCTCTCCGCCGCCTTTAAGCGCTTCTGTTCTTAAATCGTCAAGTCTGGACACTAAAATCCCCCATTCAGTAATAACCTGGTACAGAATAGTAAAAAATGCAGGCTATGACAATTCCCGGTTATTGATCTCCACGAATAAGAATAATTCTCCCGCTGGTATCCTCACTCACAAAGATCCTGCCTGACCGGTCAACCACTATATCCTCAAGGTTCTGAAAACCCTCAGCAAATACGGAGGCAACACCATCTTCGTCGATAACACTGATCCTTCCAGAACCTCCTCCTGTATCCTCCTCGACAACATACATCGGAAACGCACCATTAACACCAAAGCAAATTCCTTCGCATGCATGAAGCCCCCTGCAGAAAACACTCCAGGATCCATCGGAGGGGTTAATCCGTATAATGGATGCTGATATGAAACCATAACCCGACAGTTCGTTACATACATAAATAGTCCCGGAGCTGTCTACAGCAATATCCGATAAGCTCCAGAGATAAAGCGATGAGTAAACAGAACGGATACCTTCCTGATTTACTTGCCTGACAACTGAGAGAATGGGAACTGACCTCGATTCGAGTGATGATTCAGTAAAAAGAACGCTCCCATCCTTCGCAATATCAACTCCCTCCGGGAAGGAGAGACCTTCAGATATAACCTCTATATCACCGGATGGAGTTATTCCAATCAAACGGCCTTCTTCGATGTCTTCAACAATATAGATCATTCCGGATGCCTTTATTACTATTCCTTCAGGGTTTCTGAATCCCGCAGCTATTATCTCCTTATCACCATTCTCATCAATGCTGTAGATACAGCCGTCAGCTTCAGACACTGCATACAGATCCCCTGCTTCTGATAATGCGAGCCCGTCCGCGCCATTCACATCAATGCAGAATACCGAAGCTGTATAACCGGAGG
This region includes:
- a CDS encoding acyl-CoA carboxylase subunit beta encodes the protein MSRLDDLRTEALKGGGEKKNQKRHESGKLTARERLHLLLDPDTFQEIGMLVTHNCYDFGMDGKRIPGDGVVTGYGTIHGRNVYAYAEDFTIFGGSLSKAVADKISRIQDLALKNGSPIIAIKDSGGARIQEGVNSLAGYGDIFYNNVKASGVIPQISAIMGPCAGGAVYSPALTDFVFMVDHSGYMFLTGPDVIREVTHEDVTFEELGGASAHSTKSGISHFSVESEEKCLAMIRELLTYLPQNNIDDPPQIECIDSIDRSDESLDSIVPSDSSRPYDMMTILSSIVDDGAIFEIQSGFAPNMIIGLARMDGKPVGLIANQPAVLAGVLDTLSSAKAARFIRFCDCFNIPLLVFEDAPGFLPGVDQEHAGVIREGAKLLFAFCEATVPRITVVTRKAFGGAYIAMNSKNVGADINFAWPTGQIAVMGAKGAVKILFKRDIAKDEDPEARRQLLIDEYNEKFSNPFVSAEMGFIDEVIKPHETRPRLIAALKTLSGKRVTNPPKKHCNGPI
- a CDS encoding biotin/lipoyl-binding protein produces the protein MVAYLVSDGNHTLKVEASRLEVRPHDELFQMEIDGKKKIISISRISPAHLSILIDGKSFNVEVEHFEKDYQVSTRGEVYNLSVIDEREVTTSSEQSDSGEKVIKAPMPGLVVEINVNEGDQVKAGDTLLVLEAMKMQNEIAAPASGIILNISVKSGATVNSGDDLLVLDT
- a CDS encoding acetyl-CoA carboxylase biotin carboxylase subunit; amino-acid sequence: MKINRILIANRGEIAVRIARACYEMGITSVAVFSEADRSAKHVRYADEAYEIGPPPSGQSYLVIEKIIETAVMSDCQAVHPGYGFLAENPLLPEACSNAGLIFIGPSHQAMALLGNKTEARKIMKNAGIPIIPGVMEPLATADEAISAAETIGYPVLLKATAGGGGKGVRVVESPDKLRSAFERAQAEAQSAFGNPDIYLEKFLVKPRHIEIQILADEHGNIIHLNERECSVQRRYQKLVEESPSCIVDEDLRRRMGIAAVEAIKVSGYTNAGTVEFLVDSDREFFFLEVNARLQVEHPVTELITGVDLVKEQIKIASGKPLSLKQSDIGINGAAIECRISAEDPETFLPSVGLIKELIEPSGPGIRVESGIAEEYDVPVYYDPLLSKVITWGKDREEAIVRMLRALNEYKIKGVKTTIPFHRRVLVNKAFSSGNYDTGIVPQIEHTETKEYLEIAAIAAAIVAMTDEQVKFTSNAQKADAWKLSGRIYGGIPSIGW